In the genome of Acidimicrobiia bacterium, one region contains:
- a CDS encoding FecR family protein has protein sequence MRQPVNLGEHGSVLGKQAGKAALSLLGVSVCLLALASPALAAKPAKPKQATSTATVLATLTIRTPNVAVKAKGKPSYKAGKNGQTLRQGDALRTDVAGLAEISYTDGSYTRLGPSTEFSISKLTNKQGARQTQGSLTVGSAFNRAAKVSETGAFEIKAGGATAAVEGTVFVVICTQLGTQVSCQFIDIKDPITVQLGNAPPVQLDSATNVTLDQGQFSELKQLTYEDLTGNLFIAGNLFLDDLLELGGFSELPPPSEPPPNPEPQTVPVPPPPPPPPPEPVVQADDIEISQYPPDGELTVDDPNIEVGGQESFRGSGCKPSETVAVLFDGVQVGTLPTDSTGSFAGTITIPRGTTPGQHLLTVRGASCELNAVINVLGAAALAFTGASSHTSTYVLAGAAAVVIGSAFVLGSRRRHSGSMRRGARRPSA, from the coding sequence GTGAGACAACCGGTGAACCTGGGGGAGCACGGGTCGGTGCTGGGGAAGCAGGCGGGTAAGGCCGCGCTCTCCCTGCTGGGCGTATCGGTGTGCCTGCTCGCGTTGGCCTCGCCCGCGCTCGCCGCGAAGCCTGCGAAGCCGAAGCAGGCCACCTCCACCGCGACCGTGCTGGCGACGCTCACGATCCGGACGCCGAACGTCGCGGTCAAGGCAAAGGGCAAGCCTTCCTACAAGGCCGGGAAGAACGGCCAGACGTTGCGCCAGGGCGACGCGCTCCGCACCGACGTCGCCGGCCTGGCCGAGATCAGCTATACCGACGGCTCCTATACGCGCCTCGGTCCGAGTACCGAGTTCTCGATCTCCAAGCTCACCAACAAGCAGGGGGCGCGCCAGACCCAAGGGTCGCTGACGGTCGGTTCTGCGTTCAACCGCGCCGCCAAGGTCTCCGAGACCGGGGCGTTCGAGATCAAAGCGGGCGGCGCAACCGCTGCCGTCGAGGGCACCGTGTTCGTCGTGATCTGCACGCAACTGGGCACGCAGGTCTCGTGTCAGTTCATCGACATCAAGGACCCCATCACCGTGCAGCTCGGCAACGCCCCGCCGGTGCAGCTCGATTCGGCCACGAACGTCACGCTCGACCAGGGCCAGTTCAGCGAACTGAAGCAGCTCACGTACGAAGACCTCACCGGCAACCTCTTCATTGCGGGAAACCTGTTCCTCGACGACCTCCTCGAGCTCGGGGGCTTCTCCGAATTGCCGCCCCCGAGCGAGCCCCCTCCGAACCCGGAGCCGCAGACCGTGCCGGTCCCGCCGCCACCACCCCCGCCGCCACCGGAGCCGGTCGTCCAGGCCGACGACATCGAGATATCGCAGTACCCGCCCGACGGCGAGCTCACCGTCGACGACCCGAACATCGAGGTCGGCGGCCAGGAGTCCTTCCGCGGTTCGGGCTGTAAGCCGAGCGAGACCGTCGCCGTGCTGTTCGACGGTGTGCAAGTGGGCACGCTGCCCACCGACAGCACGGGCAGCTTCGCGGGCACGATCACGATCCCGCGGGGCACCACACCCGGTCAGCACTTGCTGACCGTGCGGGGCGCGTCCTGTGAGCTCAACGCGGTCATCAACGTGCTCGGCGCGGCCGCCCTTGCATTCACCGGCGCTTCCAGCCATACGTCCACCTACGTCCTCGCCGGCGCTGCGGCGGTCGTCATCGGGAGCGCGTTCGTGCTCGGCTCACGGCGTCGCCACTCGGGTTCGATGCGCCGGGGGGCTCGACGGCCG
- a CDS encoding adenylate/guanylate cyclase domain-containing protein — translation MKRHVLIRRLVSVLLLTVVVTGIAWAGLSAEVLGGFQRRATDALFPGAPTDKRVVVVGIDRKAINFFDDPLPWPRGRMADLTDRLSQAGAAVIVFDLVFSQQSDNPAGDDAFAAAVKQAGNVVFGEGVTNAISGKNGRPPLALEGTNVYDKFAENAAGIGHVQVNQDPADGVVRSVSLVFDTKKGAFLPALALVAVMKLRGVTAPAIVRPGGVVAADRFIPTGSETSMVLNFSAKLSEPTSAISALDVLDGSLDASRVAGKIVFIGATDPLSGDVRLVPTNKSSRLPGVFLHANAANTMLTGTYLQTASDTTTLMWVALLTMLVGLLVLMLPLWLSPVVTLLLVFGCLVLVVARFDAGTINNIIYPLVAVALAFLGAVVLRYFGETRQRRRVTALFSQYVPETVAKRLVDEDRAETAAEGQRLDMTVLFCDLRGFTALSESLSPATVRVMLDHYYDRVTELVLAMRGTLMKYVGDEVFAVWGAPIPTSDHPAQALECAIAIQELTPQLNRELLERGAPEVSFGIGLNTGEAVAAHFGGRRRRQYDVVGDTVNIGARLCSTAGRGEIILSDQVLRRVPSPPPVEPVGPVELKGVSRELRLWRVVTSDSGNLAQSADTMAGHDADDVRDSASEGPGETTGETTGEPGGARVGAGEAGG, via the coding sequence GTGAAGCGACACGTGCTGATCCGGCGCTTGGTGTCGGTTCTCCTGCTCACCGTTGTGGTCACCGGTATCGCCTGGGCCGGGCTGTCGGCCGAGGTGCTCGGGGGCTTCCAGCGCCGCGCCACCGATGCGCTCTTCCCCGGCGCGCCCACCGACAAGCGCGTCGTGGTCGTGGGGATCGACCGCAAGGCGATCAACTTCTTCGACGACCCGCTGCCCTGGCCGCGCGGGCGGATGGCCGACCTTACCGATCGTCTGTCGCAGGCGGGTGCCGCGGTCATTGTGTTCGACCTCGTGTTCTCGCAGCAGTCGGACAATCCTGCCGGCGACGACGCCTTCGCGGCGGCTGTGAAGCAGGCGGGCAACGTGGTCTTCGGGGAAGGCGTGACCAACGCGATTTCCGGAAAGAACGGTCGGCCGCCGCTTGCACTCGAGGGCACGAATGTGTACGACAAGTTCGCGGAGAACGCCGCCGGGATCGGGCATGTCCAGGTGAACCAGGATCCCGCCGACGGTGTGGTTCGGAGCGTCTCGCTCGTCTTCGACACCAAGAAGGGCGCCTTCCTTCCCGCGTTGGCGCTTGTTGCGGTGATGAAACTGCGCGGCGTCACAGCACCGGCGATCGTTCGGCCTGGCGGCGTCGTCGCAGCGGACCGTTTCATCCCCACGGGGTCCGAGACGTCGATGGTGCTCAACTTCTCCGCCAAGCTCTCCGAGCCCACGAGCGCGATCTCCGCACTCGACGTGCTCGACGGGAGTCTCGATGCGAGTCGTGTCGCGGGCAAGATCGTGTTCATCGGTGCCACCGATCCACTGTCGGGTGACGTCCGGCTCGTGCCGACGAACAAGTCGTCGCGCCTCCCGGGTGTGTTCCTGCACGCCAACGCGGCCAACACGATGCTCACCGGCACGTATCTCCAGACAGCAAGCGATACCACGACGTTGATGTGGGTGGCGCTCCTCACGATGCTGGTCGGGCTGCTCGTGCTCATGCTGCCGTTGTGGCTCTCGCCCGTGGTCACACTCCTGCTCGTATTTGGCTGCCTCGTCCTGGTTGTCGCGCGCTTCGACGCGGGCACCATCAACAACATCATCTACCCGCTCGTTGCCGTTGCGCTCGCGTTCCTCGGTGCTGTGGTCCTCCGGTACTTCGGTGAGACTCGGCAACGGCGTCGTGTCACCGCGCTGTTCTCGCAGTACGTGCCCGAGACCGTCGCGAAGCGGCTCGTCGACGAGGATCGTGCCGAGACCGCGGCCGAGGGCCAACGGCTCGACATGACGGTGTTGTTCTGCGACCTCAGAGGTTTCACCGCGCTGTCGGAGAGCCTGTCGCCGGCGACCGTCCGCGTGATGCTCGACCACTACTACGACCGGGTCACCGAACTCGTGCTCGCGATGCGCGGCACATTGATGAAGTACGTCGGCGACGAGGTCTTCGCGGTCTGGGGGGCGCCCATCCCGACCAGTGACCATCCGGCGCAGGCACTCGAGTGCGCGATCGCAATCCAGGAGCTCACGCCCCAGCTCAACCGCGAGCTGCTCGAGCGTGGTGCGCCCGAGGTGTCGTTCGGTATCGGCCTCAACACCGGCGAAGCCGTTGCCGCGCACTTCGGCGGGCGCCGTCGCCGCCAGTACGACGTGGTCGGCGACACGGTGAACATCGGCGCGCGGTTGTGCTCCACGGCCGGCCGCGGCGAGATCATCCTCTCGGACCAGGTGTTGCGCCGGGTGCCGTCGCCCCCGCCGGTCGAGCCGGTCGGCCCCGTGGAGCTGAAGGGCGTGAGCCGGGAGTTGCGACTGTGGCGAGTAGTGACTTCTGATTCAGGTAACTTGGCCCAATCAGCCGACACCATGGCAGGACACGACGCAGATGATGTGCGGGACTCGGCCAGTGAAGGACCCGGTGAGACAACTGGTGAGACAACCGGTGAACCTGGGGGAGCACGGGTCGGTGCTGGGGAAGCAGGCGGGTAA